Below is a genomic region from Streptomyces sp. RPA4-2.
AGAAGGGGCCCGGCTTCGCGGACAGCGACATCACGTACAAGATGGCGGACGTCCTGCTCGACGACTTCTTCGAGAAGGTCGAGGCCAAGCGCGCGGGAACCAGCGACCTGGGCGCGGAGCTGCGCTTCACCCACGCCGAGGAGATCATCCCGCTCGCCGCGCTGATGCGGCTGCCGGGCAGCACCGAGCCGGTGACGGAGAGCCGTCCCTACACCTACGCGGACAACTCCTGGCGGGGCGGGTCGGTCGCTCCGATGGCCGCGAACATCCAGTGGGACGTGTTCCGCAAGGGGAACACCTATCTGGTGCGGATGCTCTACAACGAGAAGGAGACCGCCTTCAAGCGTGGCTGTGAGCCCGTGCGGAAGGGCAGCTCGTTCTACGACCTGGACGAACTGGAACGCTGCTTCGACCGCGGGGTGTCGTGACCCCTGCCTCCGTCCAGGTGACCTGGGAACTTCTCCGCCCGCATGGTCAGTTCTGACGAGACCGGCCCGGCGCGCGAGCGTCGGGCCGGTTCGGAACGACGAGTGCGATCAGTGAAGGAGCCACAGCGGCATGGTGTTCAAGAGGCTGCTCGGGGCGATGGGCGCAGGCGGCCCCTCGGTGGACACGGTTCTCGACGGCGGCGCGGTGGCGCCCGGCGGAATCCTGTCGGGACAGGTCCATCTCCAAGGCGGCGGCGCGGACATGGAGATCGAGCACATCGGGCTCGATCTGATCGCCCGGGTCGAGGCGGAGCACGAGGACGGGGAGAGTGAAGGCGCCGTCGTCTTCGAGCGGTTCACCGTCGGCGGCGGTTTCCGCCTGGCCGAGGAGGAGCGGCGCAGCATCCCGTTCAGTGTGCAGCTGCCGTGGGAGACGCCGGTCAGTGAGTTGTACGGGCAGCCGCTGGGCATCGTGCTCGGGGTGCGGACCGAGCTCGCCGTGGCCGGCGCGAGGGACAAGGGAGACCTCGATCCGCTCACCGTCCGGCCGCTGCCGGTCCAGGAAGCGGTTCTGGAGGCGCTGGGACAGCTGGGGTTCGGCTTCCGCTCGGCCGACCTCGAGTACGGCCACATCGGGGGCACGGGGCAGCGGTTGCCCTTCTACCAGGAGATCGAGCTGGCCCCGGCGCCGCGGTACGCGCACGCGGTGAACGAGATCGAGCTGACCTTCCTCGCCACGCCGGCCGGCATGGAGGTCGTGCTGGAGGCCGACAAGCGCGGTGGTCTGTTCGAGTCCGGGCACGACGCCCTCACCCGTTTCACGGTGAGCCACCAGGACGCGCACACGCTCGACTGGAACAGCGAAGTCGACGGCTGGATCCGGGAGTTGGTCGAGCACCGGGCGTCCTACGGCTCGCACGCCTCGTACGGCCACGACGATCCGTACGCCGCCGGGAACACGTACGGGCACGCGCCCGGCCACGGCGGCCACGAGGGCGGTCACTCCGGGCCCGGCGTGGGGACCGCGATCGCGGCCGGCGCGGCGGGACTCGCGGTGGGTGTGGTGGGCGGCCTGGTCGCGGCCGAACTCGTCGACGAGGTGGGCGACTTCTTCGAGGGTGACGAGGACGAGGAGGGCGAGGAGGACTGAGTCACGAGCGGTGTCCGTACCGGGCGGCCGTGCGCGCCGACCCGGTACGGACACCGGGGGTGTCAGTGCGCGGAGCCCGGAACGTCGGCCGCCGTGAGCGGGGTGGAACCGGATGAGGGCTGGACGCAGTGAACCCGCGGGACATGCTGGACCGTCGCGGCACCTTTCAGGCGCCGAAGGCGCGCAGTCGCTCCGCGCCCTGGGCGGGCAGCCCGGACCGGTCTGCTCGTTCGGCCCGGTCGGCCCGGTCCGTCAGTTGTCCGACCATGAGGCGTACGACGGCCACCACGTCCGGGTCGTCGACCAAGTAGACCTGGCGCCGGCCCTCGCGCCGGGAGCGTACGAGGCCGGCGAGCTTCAGCTTGGTGAGGTGCTGGCTCACCGCGGGCAACGCCCCGCCGACCCGCTCGGCGAGTCCGGTCACGTCGCTCTCGCCCTGCGCGAGCGCCCACACGATGTGCAGCCGTGCCGACGACGCGAGCAGCCCGAAGGCCGCGGCCGCCTCCGCCAGCACTTCGGCGGACGGATCGTCGAAGCCGCCGACCTCTGTCGCCACCGTGTTTCCTCCCCCTCGCCGGGATCGTCTCGCGCGAACCGCCCCGGCCGCCATGTGAACCGCCCCAGTCTAGGGAGCCCGGCCGGCAGCGGAGGCGGGACGGGGCCCGACCGGGCCGGGACGGACGCGAACGGAGTCCTGACGGCCGGACGCCGACTGTCAGTGCCGTGGTGCACACTCGCGATCAGTTGCCGAACGTCCGGGGAGGACGCCGTGTTCACGGGGATCGACGAGGTCGACTGGGCCTCGATGGAGCATGCCTACGGATGCGCGGAGGAGGTACCGCGCCTGCTGCGGGGACTGGCCTCGCCCAGCCCCCAGGAGCGTGAGAGAGCGCTCGACGGAATGTACGGCGCCGTGCACCACCAGGGCGATGTGTACGACTCGACACTCGCGTGCGTCCCCTTCCTGCTCGCGCTCGTCACGCGGCCGGAACTCCCCGACCGGAGCGGCATCGTGGAACTGCTCGTCAGTATCGGCGGAGGCGCGACCCTCGACGAACAGCCGCCTGAGGACGCGGATCCCGCCGGGGAGCGACCGCTCGAAGGGGCGGATCCCGCCGACGACAACCACGCCATGGCCCGGACCGCGGTACGGGCGGGTGCCGCGGTCTTCGCCGGGCTGGCCGGGGACCGGGACCCGGAGGTGCGCCGGTCGGCGGCGACGGCCGTGACGCTCTTCCTCGACGAACCCGAGCGGGTGCTCGGGCTGTTGACGGGGCGGCTCGACGAGGAAGAGGAGGAGCGCGTCCGCCCGGCCCTCGCCGAGGCCCTCGGCCTCTTCGCGCGCCTGCGTCCGGCGGCCGGCGCCGCGGCGGTGGACCGTCTGGTCGCGCTCGGCGCCGCACCGCACGACCCGGGGCTTCGCCTCGCCGCGCTCGGCCAACTCGCCGGCTGCGCCCCGGATCGCCTGCCCGCCGACCTCGTGCCCACCGTGGTCGCCCTCCTCAGGGCGAGATCCCGGTGGCCCCGGGTCACGGACCTGCCCGAGCGGCCCGATACCGACACACTCATCGGTCAGTTGAGACGCCTGCGCCCGGCCGACGAGGAAGGCGCACAGCTCCTGCGGACGCTGCACACCGCGCTCGGCGGGCGGACGGCCGACCGGATCGCTCTGCTCAGGGGGCAGTTGACCAGCGACGCGGCCGCCGACCGGTGCAACGCCGTGTGGATGTCGGCGGGGCTCTTCTCCGAATGGCGCGGGTCGTACGAGGAGCCGGTGGCCCTGATCGGCGAGCAACTCGGCACGGACGATGCGCGGTTGCGCGACGCCGCCGTCTCGGTCCTGGAGGGTCTCTTCGCACTGGCCCGGCCGGCCGCCGACCGCCTCGCCGACCTGGTGGCCGCCGGTCCCGAGCACTCGATACGCCAGTGGGAGCGCGGGGCACCGACGTTGGGCGGACCGCTCAGGGCGCTGGCCAGAGCCGGGGACCGGCGAGCGGTACCCGCGCTCGCCGACGTGCTGGACGGACCGGTCGTGCCGCACGACTCCGGCTACGCGATCACGTACCTGGGCGCGGCGGCGGAGCCGCTCGGCCCGCTGCTGCGCGCGCGGCTCGGCGAGGTGCCCGTCGACGCGCCGGACGCGTACGACCGTGCCTCGCCGCTGCTGTACGCGCTCGGCGGGCTGCGGTACGCCGACGCGCTGCCGGAGGTGCTGCGGCTGTTGCACGGACTGCCGGCCGGACTACGCGGCCGGGACTGGCTGGTGCAGGCGGCCACGCGGACCGTCGGGGCATTCGGACCGGCGGCGCGGGAGGCGATACCGGTGCTGCGTGAGCTGCTTGACGGCGCGTACGCGGTGCGGGCGGCGGCCGCGCTCTGGTCGGTCGAGGGGGACGCCGGGGCCGTACTGCCGGCGCTGCTGCGGGAGTTGACGCGAGGGGAACATGCCCGCGCGAGCGCCGAAGCGCTGGGGCTGCTGGGTGCCTCGGCGGGCGCCGCGCTGCCCGACCTGCGTCGCATGGCCGCGTCGAGGGACGTGTGGGAACGGACGGCGGCCGCGGGGGCGCTGTGGGACATCGCCGGGAATCCGGATCCGGTTCTCACGGCGCTCCGTTCGGCCTGGGAACAGAACGTGCACACGCGTGGCACGCTGGCCGCGTGTCTGGGCCGAATGGGTGCCGCGGGTACACCCGCCCACGATCTGCTCCGTACGGAACTCGCCGCACCGCGACGGCACCGGGCGCGGTCCGCCGGGCACGGCAGCCACGACATCGTCGAGGACGAACAACTGCTGCGCGCCTGCCGGGCCGCCCTGGACGACGCTCGTGATCAATACACCTAGGGCGTGTTGCGAAAGTCCCGTCGTCCGCCCGGGGTGCGTGGCGGGGCGGGCGGGGTTCTCGCAGCACGCCCTAGGAGGACATCCGCCTCAGCCCGTCTTCCGCCCCCACAGTGGTCCGATCCGCTGCCACTCCTCGTCCCACTGCTCCATGCGGCGCCTTTCCATTCGCCCGCGCACGAGCCGCCCGCCCATGAACGGCACCCCCGCGGCGCTCACCCCCATCAGGATCCCGACCAGCGAGGCGCGCAGCCGGGCCTGGGAGGGCGAGGCGGGCCTGGTGACCAGCCGGCCGTCGTCGTCCGTCCACACGGTGACCGGGGTGCCCGCGTGACTGCCGACGGAGACCCGTGCCTGGCCGGCACGCGGCGAACCATCCGCCGCGGTCCAGCGGACCTTCGCCCAGACCATGTCGGCGCCGGTCGCCGACGCGGTCGACTTCGGCACGTCGTCGGCGAGCAGTGCCAGGACGGAGTGCCACTCGGCGCGCTGCCGGGCGAGGCCGTGCTCCACGGACTGCGTCGCCAGCAGGCCGGCGAGCACTCCGCCGAGCACGGTGAGTGCTCCGGCGACGAGCACGATCCAGGCCTCGAGGGCGTCACTGCGACGCCGCAGCGGATTGCGCCGCCATCTCCACAGCCACACGTTCGGAACCTTCGGACCACGGAATGCCGCCATCAACGGCGTCCTCCTCACGACCGCACGGACATGTCACGTCGCCCTCCCATACGGGCTCGGTCCCTCCGATGCTCACAACGAGCCCGTCGACACGTCCGTTCCGGCGCTCCCGTCACCGTCCGCTCTCCGTCCTCCGCCCCCGCCCCCGCCCTCCGCGGAGGGACCGTCGACGGACACCGCCGACCGACACGTGCCGTCATCCACTCCCGTGATGTCGTGATGTCGGCGAGGTGTGCTCGGTGATGGCCTCGAAGAGGAAGAGGCCCTGATCCACCAGGTCCTCCCTCGAGACGTCCAGGACTCCGCTGAACCAGCTCAGCGACATCTCGCCGATCGCCCCCACGACGGCCACGGACAGGGCGGCCGTGTCGATACGGGGGTCGAGAGGCCGCTCCCTCAGGAGGGAGTCCACGAGGCCGCTCATCCGCCGCAGGCCCAGACGCCGTTCGCGCGCCGTGACAGGGCCGGCACCCAGGGATTCGGTGAGTTTGACGCGCCCTTTTTCCGGGTCCTCCAGGGGAAGGCCGACGACGATGTCGATCATGTTCCGTGCCCGGTCGCGCAGCGGCTGGTCCGTGCGGATCGCCTCGGCACACCGGGCGATCTGCTCCTCGTAGATCTCCCGCACGAGTGCTGCCATGAGGTCGTCGAGGGACGAGAAGCTCTCCGCGAAATACCTGTCCTTCAGGCCGGCGTGGCGGAGCACCGCGCTGATGGAGGTGTGGGCGTATCCCCGGCCGGCGAAGAGTTCGAGGCCGCTTTCCATCAGGCGTCGCCGGCGGAGCGAAGCGCGCTGCTCCGCCGTTGCTCCGCCATATGTCCTCACGATGGGCCACCTCTCCTGAGGCGCTGTTCTGTGCGCACGTGCGTTGCCGCGCACGGGTCCGGTCGGCCCTCATCGGGGCTGCATACGAAGTTCTCCACCCTGTTTCTACCCATCTGGTGACGTTCTACCCCAGATGGGTGTAACGTCGCTTATATTCATCAATGAACCAGGAAGGCGCTCTTCACGAGGTGGATGTCCGCCGCAAGGAGCGTCCCAGTCGTCGCCCGTCCGCAGGTTCGACGCGCCGGGCGAGGACATGAAGGGCCAGGCCGGTATCAGGGCCTGTGTACCACGCTGAGCAGCGCGGTCCCGAGGCCATGCCGAGGGAAGAGTTCACCATGGATCCCCACCATCTGTTCATCGGCGGACACTGGGTGCGCGCATCCGGCGACCGCGTCATCGACGCCGTGTCCGCGAGTACCGGCGATCAGCTCGGCGCCGTACCGGACGGCTCCCAGGTCGACATCGACCGAGCGGTCGGAGCCGCGCGTGCCGCGTTCGACGACCCGTCCGGCTGGGCCTCTTGGGGCACCGAACGCCGCGCGGCCGCCATGATCCGTCTGGCGGACGCGCTCGATGCCAGGAGCGGGGCGACGTCCGACGCCGTCAGCGCGCAGAACGGCATGCCGATCACTGTCGCCCGGTCCTTCGAAGGCGTGGTGCCGTCAGCCCTGTTGCGCTATTACGCGGGCCTTGCCGACGAGACGGCGACGGAGGAACTCCGTACCGGGATGCCCCGTGGCACCACCTTGGTCCGCCGGGAACCCACGGGCGTCGTGGCCGCCGTCATGACCTGGAACTTCCCCCAGACCATCGCCTTCTTCAAGGTGGCCCCGGCCCTGGCGGCCGGTTGTGTGCTCGTCCTCAAGCCGGCGCCGGAGACGGTCCTCGACTCGGTGCTGCTGGCTCAGGCCGTCGAGGAGGCGGACATCCCCGACGGCGTGATCAACATCGTTCCCGGCGGCCGTGACACCGGCGCGTATCTGGTCTCCCACCCTGGCGTCGACCAGGTGTCGTTCACCGGCTCGACCAGAGCGGGCCGCCAAGTGGCCGCCGCCTGCGCCGAGTTGCTGCGGCCGGTGACCCTGGAACTGGGAGGCAGGTCCGCCGCCGTCGTCCTCGACGACGCCGACCTCGCCGCGGACCCCGAGCAGTTCTTCATGGCCAGCCTGCTGAACAACGGTCAGACCTGTTATGCGAGTTCCAGGATCCTGGCCCCCCGCGGCAGGTACGGCGAGGTGGTCGAGTTCTGCACGGCGATGGCGCGTGACGCCGTCGTCGGTGACGCGCTCGACCCTCGAACCCGGATCGGCCCGCTCGTCAGCTCACACCAGCGAGAACGTGTGCTGGGCTACGTCAGGACCGGCCTGGACGAAGGTGCCCGGCTCACCACCGGAGGCGGCCGGCCGCCCGGCCTCGACCGGGGCTGGTTCGTCGAACCGACCGTATTCGCCGACGTCGACAACTCATGGACCGTCGCGCAGGAGGAGATCTTCGGCCCGGTCCTCACCATCACGCCCTACGACGGCGAGGACGAGGCCGTGCGCCTGGCGAACGAGTCGGCCTACGGCCTGGCCGGAACCGTCTGGACCACCGACGTGGACCGTGGTGCCCGAGTGGCCCGCCGAATCCGGACCGGCACCGTCGGCCTCAACGGCTATCTGCCCGACCTGACCTCGCCCTACGGAGGCAGGAAGGCCAGTGGCCTCGGCAGCGAACTGGGGCCCGAGGGGCTTCAGGCCTACCAGCAACTCCAGTCGATCTACCATCCCTGATCCGACGGCCGGCCCACGGCGCCCGCTCCGGGTGGGTCCGGGGGCCGCGGCCGGGCGATGGAGCCATCATGACTTCCACCGGAACCGAAGGCTTCGACTACGTCGTCGTGGGCGCCGGCAGTGCCGGTTGCGTGCTCGCGGACCGCCTGAGCCGCGACGACCGTGTCCGCGTGCTGCTCCTCGAAGCGGGCGGCCCCGACACCGACGAACTCATCCACGCCCCGGCCGCGCTCGGAATGCTCTTCGGATCGCACGCCGACTGGAGCTACCGGACGGTCGGGCAGGCCACGCGGGGCCGCACCTTCTCCTGGCCGCGCGGCAAAGTACTGGGCGGCTCGTCGTCCACCAACGTGATGATCTACATCCGGGGCAACCGGCACGACTATGACGGCTGGCGGGACGAGCACGGGGCGAAGGGCTGGGGCTACGACGACGTCCTGCCGTATTTCATGAGGTCCGAGTCGAACAGCCGCCTCGGTCGGCCTTACCACGGATCGGACGGACCCCTGCACGTCGAGGACCGCGTCTACACCCACGACCTCTCACGGGCCTGGCTGAACGCCGCCGTGAAGTGGGGACTGGACCCCAACGACGACTTCGCGGGTGCGTCCCCCGTCGGCGCCGGCCCGTACCAGGTGACATGCCGTCACGGACGGCGGTGCTCGGCGGCCGACGCCTATCTGCGCCCCGCCCTCGGCCGACCCAATCTCACGGTACGCGTCGACGCCCTGGCGACAGGGATCACATGCGTCGGCTCACGCGCGACGGGTGTCACCTATCTCCTGGACGGTCAGGAGCGGGTGGCCAACGCCGACATGGAGACGCTGCTCTGTGGCGGAGCCGTCAACTCCCCCCAGCTGCTGCTCCTGTCGGGCATGGGCGATCCCGGCGAGCTGCGCGACGCGGGAATGGACGTCTGCGTTCCGCTTCCCGGGGTCGGACGGAATCTGCAGGACCATTTGATGGCCCCCCTCGTATGGGAGACCCGGAACTCCACCGACATCGCCCGGGACCTCCTCACCCCGGAGAATCTCGAACGATGGCGCGCCCACGGCGACGGGCCCTTCGCCTCCAACTACGGCGAGGTCGGCGCGTTCCTCAACGTGACGGACGGCGACAGCCGCCCCGACGTCCAACTGACCGGAGGCGCCACGGCACTCATCCTCAGCGGTGAGGTGGTACCGGACCGGCCGGTGTTCACGATGAACTGCGCCGGCCTGAACCCCCGGACCCGCGGCACCGTCCGCCTCGCGTCCGCCGATCCACAGGCCCCTCCGCTGATCGATCCCCGGTACTTCGACGAGCCGACGGATGTGAAGGTCATGGTCGCTGGACTCAGATCGGTCATGGGCATCGCCCACTGCGCACCGTTCGCCGAACACCTGGCACGGTCCTATCTGCCCGCCACGGGCGACCCGGCCTCCCTCGTCTCCCCGGACTCCCCGGACTCCCTGGACGACGCGGCTCTCGAAGAACATGTCCGCAGGTGGAGTGCCACGTCCTATCACCCGGTGGGGACCTGCGCCATGGGAACCGGAGAGGACTCCGTCGTCGGTCCGGACCTGGAGGTCCACGGGGTCGAGCGACTCCGTGTCGTCGACGCCTCGGTCATGCCCACCGTCCCCAGCGGAAACACCAACGCACCCACGATCATGATCGCCGAGAGGGCGGCTGACCTGATCCGGGAGCGGTCACGCTGACGTCGAAGGGGCGGAACCCCTGGCGCGAGGCGGGTACCCGCCTCGCGCAACGGGTCCGTGGCCTACGGCAGTTGCCAGTCCACCGGTTGGGCGCCCTGCCGCACCAGCAGGTCGTTGGCCCTGCTGAACGGCCGCGAACCGAAGAAGCCCCGGTCGGCCGACATCGGGGACGGGTGCGCGGACTCGATCGCCGGAAGATCCCCCAGCAACGGGCGGAGATTGCGCGCGTCACGCCCCCACAGGATCGACACCAGTGGCTTACCGCGCGCGGCGAGCGCCCGGATGGCCTGCTCCGTGACCTCCTCCCAGCCCTTGCCCCGGTGCGCGGCGGGCTGTCGCGGGGCCGTCGTCAGCGCCCTGTTGAGCAACAGCACGCCCTGCTGCGTCCACGGCGTCAGGTCGCCGTTCGACGGCCTGGGCAGCCCGAGGTCGGAGTGCATCTCCCGGAAGATGTTCTCCAGACTGCCGGGCAACGAACGGACCTCGGGCGAGACCGCGAAGCTCAACCCGATCGCCATGCCCGGCGTGGGATAGGGATCCTGACCCACGATCAGGACGCGCACGTCGTCGAAGGGCTGCTGGAAGGCCCTCAGGACGTTCGCCCCGGACGGCAGGTAGGTCCGGCCCGCCGCTATCTCGGCCCGGAGGAAGTCCCCCATGGCCGCGACGCCTCCGGCCACCGGCTCGAGAGCCTTCGCCCAGCCCGCTTCGACAAGTTCATACAAAGGTCGTGGTGCCACGGTGCGTCACTCTACTGGTACATGCAGGCGCCCTGCATACACACGGAAGCCTGCCGGACCAGCGCAGTTGACCCTCGTCCCGGCCGCCCCGGGGCACAGCACAGGCATGTCCGGCATTACTGATCATTTCTTATCCACGCGTAACTCATCCGACAAAAGCGGACGGATACCGCTCACCTGCACCCTCCCCGAACAGGGGAGCCCAGGAAACCAGTAACATGCGGCGCCATGAGCTCCCCCACTGGGCCCGCGTCCGGCCTGCCAGTACGAATGCCGCGACCCCGCCAGCCCGGGCGGCACCGCCGTCCGGAGCCCCTGGCGGCTCCCGAGGGCGCGCCCGCGCTCGTCCTCGCGGTGCCGGGCACCTCCAGCGCGGCCACGCGCAGCCTCGCCGAGGAGGTCGTGAGCATCGCGCGCTCCGAGCTGCCCGGCCTCGACGCACGCATCGGGTACCTCGACGGGGACGACGCCGAGTTCCCCACGCTGCAGTCCGTGCTCGCGCGCGCCGCCGAGGAGCGCACCGCCCGTTTCGAGCAGGCCCGTGCCGCCGGTTCCGACGTGTCACAGCCCGACGGCCCCGTCGCCGTCGTGGTGCCGCTGCTCGCCGGTCCGGACAACGCGCTGCTGCGCCGGATCCGCCAGGCCGTCATGGACAGCCGTGTCGCGGCCGACCTGACCGATGCCCTCGGTCCCCACCCACTGCTCGCGGAAGCGCTGCACGTGCGCCTGTCCGAGGCGGGTCTGGCACGCGCCGACCGCGCCCGGCTGTTCACTGTGGCCACCGCCGCCGACGGCATCATCCTCGCCTCCGTGGGCGGCGAGGAGGCCGTACAGGCCGCCGGTATCACCGGCATGCTGCTCGCCGCGCGCCTCGCCGTGCCGGTGATGGCGGCGGCGCTCGACGAGGAGGGCGCGATCGCGGCCACCGCCGAGCAGCTGCGCGGCTCCGGCTCCCAGCAGCTGGCGCTCGCGCCGTACCTGATCGGCCCGGAGGTCGACGCCGGCCTGCTGGACGAGGCCGCCAAGGAGGCGGGCTGCTCCGCCGCGGAGGCGCTCGGCCCGTACCCGGCGATCGGCAAGCTCGCGCTGGCCAAGTACACCGCGGCGCTGGGCATCGCCCCCCAGCAGCCGCAGGGAGCGCCGGTCCGCTGACCGGCCCCGTACCACCTCTCGCACTCCGAAGGGCCCGTTCCTGACCCCAGGAACGGGCCCTTCTCCCGTCGCCCGCACGGACAGCCGCCCGCGTCCTCGCCCCCGGTCAAGCGGGTCCCCGCGGGCGGCCGTACGGCCGGTGGCCCGCTCAGCCGAAGACCACGCAGGACGCCGCCGGAACCGGCACCGAGCCGCCCCGCCGCGGCACCCCCGTGTCCGGGTCGACGCCGAACCAGGTCACGTCGCCCGACCGCTCGTTGGCGACGTAGAGGAAGCGTCCCGAGGGGTCGACGGCCAGGGCGCGCGGCCAGACGCCCCCACAGGGCACCGTGGCGACCAGTCGCAGCCCCTCGCCCATCGCGTCGGGCGTCAGGACGGAGACGACGTCCTGCCCCCGCGTGGCCGTCCACACGAAGCGGCCGTCGGGCGACACCACGATGCCCGAGGGGTACGCGTCGCCGTCCGGAACACCAGGGAGCACCGGCGTCTCACCGACGGGCCGCAGCGAGCCCTCCAGGGCGTTCCAACGGCACACGGTGACGGTGGGCGCGAGCTCGTTGAGCACGTACGCGTGTTCGCCCCGGGGGTGGAAGGCGAGATGGCGGGGTCCGGAGCCGGGGCGCAGCGCGATCTCGCGGTGCAGCGCGAGCCTGCCGCCCTCCAGCGTGCACACCCGCACCGAGTCCGTACCGAGGTCGACGCTCACCGCCCAGCGCCCGCTCGGGTCGGACTGCACCTGATGGGCGTGCGGGTCCTTCTGGCGCCGGGTGTGCGGTCCGGAACCGGTGTGCTGGAGCACGCTCGTGGCGGCGCCGGCCAGCGTGCCGTCGGCGCGGACGGGCACGGCGGTGACGCTGCCGGAGCCGTAGTTGGCGGTGAGGACGTGTCCGGCGAAGACACTGAGGTGCGTGGGGCCGCTGCCGCCGACCGGCACCAGGGGCCCGGCGGGCTCCGGCTTGTCGCCGCCGACGCGGTACGCGGCCACCGCGCCGTCGGCCGTCTCGCTGACCGCGTAGAGCATGTCGCGGGTGGGCGAGAGAGCGAGGTACGAGGGATCGGGCACCCCGTCCACCGTGCTCAGGAGGGTCAGCGCACCGCTGTCGCGGTCCACGGCGGCGGTGAGGACTCCCGCGCCCCCCGCCGCCGTGAACGAGCCGATGAACGCCCGGTGTTCCCGCCTGCCGCCGTCTGCCACTGCCGACCCCTCTCGGTCCCCGCGTTGCTCGGGGCCGACGGTAGCAGCCGGCGGCCTGCGGTCTAGACCAGGACCTCCCCACCGTCGCCGCGCGCCCGTTCGTGCGCCTCGGGGTGGTGCACGTACGCGGGTCGCTGCTCCACCGTTTCGTAGGTGCGGTGGAAGACGGGTGTGGCGCTGCCGGAGATGGGCGGCACGATCCACGACCAGTCGGCGCCGACGCGACGGCCCTTGCGCTCCTCACGGCCGAGATGGGTGAGGAAGTGCCGGGACTCGGTGTGGTGGTCGGTGACGGTGACGCCCGCGCGGTCGAACGAGTACAGGACCGAGCGGTTGAGTTCGACGAGCGTCCGGTCCTTCCACAGAGAGCGGTCGGTGCGGGTGTCGAGGCCCAGGCGTTCGGCGAGGAACGGGAGCAGGTCGTAGCGGTCGGCGTCGGCGAGGTTGCGGGCGCCTATCTCGGTGCCCATGTACCAGCCGTTGAAGGGGGCCGTCGGGTAGCAGATGCCGCCGATCTCCAGGCACATGTTGGCCAGCGCGGGCACGGCGTGCCAGCGCAGTCCGAGCGAGCGCCACCAGGTGTACTCGGGGTGTTCCAGCGGTACTTCGAGCACCGCGTCGTCCGGCAGCGTGTACCAGCGGGGCCCCTCGCCGGCGCCCTGGACCACCAGGGGCAGGACGTC
It encodes:
- a CDS encoding uracil-DNA glycosylase, translated to MAPRPLYELVEAGWAKALEPVAGGVAAMGDFLRAEIAAGRTYLPSGANVLRAFQQPFDDVRVLIVGQDPYPTPGMAIGLSFAVSPEVRSLPGSLENIFREMHSDLGLPRPSNGDLTPWTQQGVLLLNRALTTAPRQPAAHRGKGWEEVTEQAIRALAARGKPLVSILWGRDARNLRPLLGDLPAIESAHPSPMSADRGFFGSRPFSRANDLLVRQGAQPVDWQLP
- a CDS encoding lactonase family protein translates to MADGGRREHRAFIGSFTAAGGAGVLTAAVDRDSGALTLLSTVDGVPDPSYLALSPTRDMLYAVSETADGAVAAYRVGGDKPEPAGPLVPVGGSGPTHLSVFAGHVLTANYGSGSVTAVPVRADGTLAGAATSVLQHTGSGPHTRRQKDPHAHQVQSDPSGRWAVSVDLGTDSVRVCTLEGGRLALHREIALRPGSGPRHLAFHPRGEHAYVLNELAPTVTVCRWNALEGSLRPVGETPVLPGVPDGDAYPSGIVVSPDGRFVWTATRGQDVVSVLTPDAMGEGLRLVATVPCGGVWPRALAVDPSGRFLYVANERSGDVTWFGVDPDTGVPRRGGSVPVPAASCVVFG
- a CDS encoding nitric oxide synthase oxygenase: MLRAAAEFLTLHHTEQRLGDPSRRIAAARAEIAGTGTYRHTTEELVFGARVAWRNANRCIGRLYWHSLRVRDRREVRTAQDVADASADHLREATRDGRIRALITVFAPDEPGRPGPRIWNEQLIRYAGYARPDGSVTGDPRNAGLTALARRLGWPGGPGTPFDVLPLVVQGAGEGPRWYTLPDDAVLEVPLEHPEYTWWRSLGLRWHAVPALANMCLEIGGICYPTAPFNGWYMGTEIGARNLADADRYDLLPFLAERLGLDTRTDRSLWKDRTLVELNRSVLYSFDRAGVTVTDHHTESRHFLTHLGREERKGRRVGADWSWIVPPISGSATPVFHRTYETVEQRPAYVHHPEAHERARGDGGEVLV